In a single window of the Streptomyces sp. CGMCC 4.7035 genome:
- a CDS encoding sugar ABC transporter ATP-binding protein, with translation MAPEPPLLSMSGITKSFPGVRALDGVDLDVQAGEVHCLLGQNGAGKSTLIKVLAGAHQPDDGTIRWRGEPVTLRSPIAAMRLGIATIYQELDLVEHLSVAENVHLGHEPTTAGFVVRGKAARASTAQLLRRLGHPEIDPARLVGELSAAQQQIVSMARALSHDVRLIVMDEPSAALDPDEVDNLFRIVGDLTADGVAVVYISHRLEEIRRIGDRVTVLKDGRAVAGGLPAKTTPTREVVALMTGRNVEYVFPERPSGGRRAQGQPLLEVRGLARDGEFEPLDLAVRPGEIVGLAGLVGSGRSEILETIYGARKPSAGQVLVEGRPLRPGSVRAAVRAGLGLAPEERKAQALLMLESVTRNVSVSSMSRFSHGGWIDQGAELGAARAATRELSLRPDNPSVPVRTLSGGNQQKAVLARWLLRGCRVLLLDEPTRGVDVGARAELYAVVRRLADEGLAVVLVSSEVPEVLGLADRVLVLREGRVVHTAPAQELDEHRVLDLVMEGSPAS, from the coding sequence ATGGCACCAGAACCACCGCTGCTCAGCATGTCCGGCATCACCAAGTCGTTCCCCGGAGTCCGGGCCCTCGACGGCGTCGACCTCGACGTCCAGGCCGGTGAAGTGCACTGCCTGCTCGGCCAGAACGGGGCCGGGAAGTCCACCCTGATCAAGGTCCTGGCCGGCGCCCACCAGCCCGACGACGGGACCATCCGCTGGCGCGGCGAACCGGTCACCCTGCGCTCGCCGATCGCCGCCATGCGCCTCGGCATCGCCACCATCTACCAGGAACTCGACCTGGTGGAACACCTGTCGGTGGCCGAGAACGTCCACCTCGGTCATGAACCCACGACCGCCGGATTCGTGGTACGGGGAAAGGCTGCCCGTGCCTCGACCGCCCAGCTCCTGAGGCGACTCGGGCACCCGGAGATCGACCCGGCGCGCCTGGTCGGCGAGTTGTCGGCGGCCCAGCAGCAGATCGTCTCCATGGCACGGGCGCTCTCCCACGACGTACGGCTGATCGTGATGGATGAGCCGTCCGCCGCGCTCGACCCCGACGAGGTCGACAACCTCTTCCGGATCGTCGGCGATCTGACCGCCGACGGAGTAGCCGTCGTCTACATCTCGCACCGCCTGGAGGAGATCCGTCGCATCGGAGACCGCGTGACCGTGCTGAAGGACGGACGCGCGGTGGCGGGCGGGCTGCCCGCGAAGACGACCCCCACCCGCGAGGTCGTCGCGCTGATGACGGGACGGAACGTCGAGTACGTCTTCCCCGAGCGGCCGTCGGGGGGCCGCCGCGCGCAGGGACAGCCACTGCTGGAGGTTCGAGGACTCGCCCGGGACGGCGAGTTCGAGCCCCTCGACCTGGCGGTGCGCCCCGGGGAGATCGTCGGCCTCGCCGGGCTGGTCGGTTCGGGGCGCTCGGAGATCCTGGAGACCATCTACGGCGCCCGTAAGCCGAGCGCCGGCCAAGTACTCGTCGAAGGACGCCCGTTGCGGCCCGGCAGCGTGCGCGCCGCCGTCCGCGCCGGTCTCGGACTCGCCCCCGAGGAACGCAAGGCGCAGGCCCTGCTGATGCTGGAGTCCGTCACCCGAAATGTCTCGGTCTCCTCCATGTCCCGCTTCTCGCACGGCGGTTGGATCGACCAGGGCGCCGAACTGGGGGCGGCGCGCGCCGCGACCCGCGAGCTGTCGCTGCGCCCCGACAACCCGTCCGTGCCCGTGCGCACCCTCTCCGGCGGCAACCAGCAGAAGGCCGTCCTGGCCCGCTGGCTGCTGCGCGGCTGCCGCGTCCTGCTGCTCGACGAGCCCACCCGGGGCGTCGACGTCGGAGCCCGCGCCGAGTTGTACGCGGTCGTGCGGCGCCTCGCCGACGAGGGCCTCGCCGTGGTGCTGGTCTCCAGCGAGGTGCCCGAGGTGCTCGGCCTCGCCGACCGCGTGCTGGTGCTCCGCGAGGGCCGCGTCGTCCACACGGCGCCCGCCCAGGAGCTCGACGAACACCGCGTACTCGACCTCGTCATGGAAGGAAGCCCGGCGTCATGA
- a CDS encoding ABC transporter permease has translation MTQPVSPPRDGTDKVPSVGQLPAWRGLMARTDVRTLSLLGVLAALILIGGITKPDEFLDTRNLQLVLTQASVIGVVTVGMTFVITSGGIDLSVGAIVALASVWATTVATQEYGFAGILFTALIVGVGCGLVNGLLIAYGGMVPFIATLAMLASARGLALQITDGKTQIVTIGSVLDLGERDAYVLGVPPLVMVFAVVTIIGWLILNRTTFGRRTVAVGGNAEAARLAGIDVRRQRLYLYLLSGLCCGIAAFLLIVLSGSGQNTNGNLYELDAIAAAIIGGTLLSGGRGTITGSVLGVLVFTTITNIFALNNLQSDVQQIAKGAIIVAAVLVQRRTASTT, from the coding sequence ATGACGCAGCCCGTGTCCCCGCCGCGGGACGGCACCGACAAGGTGCCCTCGGTCGGTCAACTCCCCGCCTGGCGGGGGCTGATGGCCCGCACCGACGTCCGCACCCTCTCCCTCCTCGGCGTGCTCGCCGCGCTGATCCTCATCGGAGGGATCACCAAGCCCGACGAATTCCTCGACACCCGCAACCTCCAGCTCGTCCTCACCCAGGCCTCGGTGATCGGCGTCGTCACCGTCGGCATGACCTTCGTCATCACCTCCGGCGGCATCGACCTGTCCGTGGGCGCGATCGTCGCGCTCGCCTCGGTGTGGGCGACCACCGTCGCCACCCAGGAGTACGGCTTCGCCGGCATCCTCTTCACCGCGCTGATCGTCGGCGTCGGATGCGGCCTGGTCAACGGGCTGCTCATCGCCTACGGCGGGATGGTCCCCTTCATCGCCACGCTGGCCATGCTGGCCTCGGCGCGCGGGCTGGCGCTGCAGATCACCGACGGCAAGACGCAGATCGTCACCATCGGCAGCGTCCTCGACCTCGGCGAGCGCGACGCGTACGTGCTCGGCGTCCCGCCGCTCGTCATGGTCTTCGCGGTCGTCACGATCATCGGCTGGCTGATCCTCAACCGCACCACCTTCGGGCGCCGCACGGTCGCCGTCGGCGGAAACGCGGAGGCGGCCCGCCTCGCCGGCATCGACGTACGCCGTCAGCGGCTGTATCTGTACCTGCTGTCCGGGTTGTGCTGCGGCATCGCCGCCTTCCTGCTGATCGTCCTGTCCGGCTCGGGCCAGAACACCAACGGCAACCTCTACGAACTCGACGCCATCGCGGCCGCGATCATCGGCGGAACACTGCTCAGCGGGGGCCGCGGCACCATCACCGGCTCGGTGCTCGGCGTCCTGGTCTTCACCACGATCACCAACATCTTCGCCCTGAACAACCTGCAGAGCGACGTCCAGCAGATCGCCAAGGGCGCGATCATCGTCGCCGCCGTGCTGGTCCAGCGCCGTACCGCAAGCACGACCTGA
- a CDS encoding substrate-binding domain-containing protein produces MSHLTSRRGLLFGAAAVSTGALLAGCTSNEPKDEKPAANDQPAADDKPGKHVTIGFAGPQADHGWLNAINDNAKSRAKKYADVTLEITEGSNDTAAQIGQIETLINKKVDVLVVLPADGKALTQVGLKAMRAGIPVVNLDRIFNTPQAYRCWIGGDNYGMGLNAGHYIGEKLKGKSNAKVIELAGLDNLELTKQRTQGFDDALKNYPNIKKVARQAADFTVESGQAKMAQLLQAQPKFDAVWNHDDDQGVGALRAIEQAGRDGFLMVGGAGALSAFQAIKQDNGVLKATVLYPPTMAASAIDLARALGQGKGVGGLAEYEIPASITLYSAVVDKTNVDQYLPTGFR; encoded by the coding sequence ATGTCGCACCTCACCAGTCGCAGAGGACTGCTCTTCGGGGCCGCCGCCGTATCCACCGGTGCCCTCCTCGCTGGTTGCACGAGTAACGAGCCCAAGGACGAGAAGCCCGCGGCGAACGACCAGCCGGCCGCCGACGACAAGCCCGGCAAGCACGTCACCATCGGCTTCGCCGGTCCACAGGCCGACCATGGCTGGCTCAACGCCATCAACGACAACGCCAAGAGCCGCGCGAAGAAGTACGCGGACGTCACGCTGGAGATCACCGAGGGATCCAACGACACCGCCGCGCAGATCGGCCAGATAGAGACGCTGATCAACAAGAAGGTCGACGTGCTGGTGGTGCTGCCCGCCGACGGCAAGGCGCTCACCCAGGTCGGCCTCAAGGCGATGCGGGCCGGCATCCCCGTCGTCAACCTGGACCGGATATTCAACACCCCGCAGGCCTACCGCTGCTGGATCGGCGGCGACAACTACGGCATGGGCCTCAACGCCGGCCACTACATCGGCGAGAAGCTCAAGGGGAAGTCGAACGCCAAGGTCATCGAGCTCGCCGGCCTCGACAACCTGGAGCTGACCAAGCAGCGCACCCAGGGCTTCGACGACGCGCTGAAGAACTACCCCAACATCAAGAAGGTGGCCCGCCAGGCCGCCGACTTCACGGTCGAGTCCGGACAGGCCAAGATGGCCCAGCTCCTCCAGGCCCAGCCGAAGTTCGACGCCGTGTGGAACCACGACGACGACCAGGGCGTGGGTGCGCTACGGGCCATCGAGCAGGCCGGGCGGGACGGCTTCCTGATGGTCGGCGGCGCTGGTGCGCTGTCCGCGTTCCAGGCCATCAAGCAGGACAACGGCGTCCTGAAGGCGACCGTCCTCTACCCGCCGACCATGGCCGCCTCCGCGATCGACCTCGCCCGCGCCCTCGGTCAGGGCAAGGGCGTCGGCGGCCTTGCCGAGTACGAGATCCCGGCGTCGATCACGCTCTACTCGGCCGTCGTCGACAAGACCAACGTCGACCAGTACCTGCCCACCGGCTTCCGCTGA
- a CDS encoding Gfo/Idh/MocA family protein, with amino-acid sequence MAQPQQSDGSGGDKPPLRVGMVGYAFMGAAHSQGWRTVGRVFDLPRRPVLAAICGRDAAAVRAAADRHGWAAAETDWRTLIARDDIDLVDICTPGDSHAEIALAALAVGKHVLCEKPLANTVEQAEAMTEAAEAAHRRGTLAMVGFNYRRVPAAALARRMVAEGRLGTLRHVRVTYLQDWLVDRDFPLTWRLRKELAGSGALGDLGAHIVDLAQYLAGERLAGVSALTETFVPERPLPGGPTSGLAARSAAGTGQVTVDDAALFTGRFLSGALASFEATRYATGRKNALRIELNGERGSLAFDLERLNELSYHDGSEPSTHAGFRRILVTEPDHPYLDAWWPPGHGLGYEHTFVHQARDLVHAIAEGRRPDPSFADGLQVQRVLAAVEESAEKNSVYTPITI; translated from the coding sequence ATGGCACAGCCGCAGCAGTCGGACGGATCAGGGGGAGACAAGCCACCGCTCCGCGTCGGCATGGTCGGCTACGCCTTCATGGGCGCCGCCCACTCCCAGGGCTGGCGTACCGTGGGCCGTGTCTTCGACCTGCCCCGCCGCCCGGTCCTCGCCGCGATCTGCGGCCGGGACGCGGCGGCCGTGCGCGCGGCGGCCGACCGGCACGGCTGGGCGGCCGCCGAGACCGACTGGCGCACCCTGATCGCCCGGGACGACATCGACCTCGTCGACATCTGCACCCCCGGCGACAGCCACGCCGAGATCGCCCTCGCCGCCCTCGCCGTCGGCAAGCACGTCCTGTGCGAGAAACCCCTCGCGAACACCGTGGAGCAGGCCGAGGCGATGACCGAGGCCGCCGAAGCGGCGCACCGACGCGGCACGTTGGCGATGGTCGGCTTCAACTACCGCCGCGTGCCGGCCGCCGCCCTGGCCCGGCGGATGGTCGCCGAGGGCAGGCTCGGCACTCTGCGGCACGTGCGGGTCACCTATCTCCAGGACTGGCTGGTCGACCGGGACTTCCCGTTGACCTGGCGGCTGCGCAAGGAGCTGGCCGGATCGGGCGCGCTCGGCGATCTGGGGGCACACATCGTGGACCTGGCACAGTACCTGGCGGGGGAGCGGCTGGCCGGAGTCTCCGCGCTCACCGAGACCTTCGTACCCGAACGGCCTCTGCCCGGCGGGCCGACCAGCGGCCTGGCCGCCCGCTCGGCGGCCGGCACCGGCCAGGTGACCGTGGACGACGCCGCCCTGTTCACCGGCCGCTTCCTCTCCGGCGCCCTCGCCTCCTTCGAGGCCACCCGGTACGCCACCGGACGCAAGAACGCGCTGCGCATCGAACTCAACGGCGAGCGCGGCTCGCTGGCCTTCGACCTGGAGCGCCTCAACGAGTTGTCGTACCACGACGGCAGCGAGCCGAGCACCCACGCCGGCTTCCGGCGCATCCTCGTCACCGAGCCGGACCACCCCTACCTGGACGCCTGGTGGCCGCCGGGCCACGGCCTCGGCTACGAGCACACCTTCGTCCACCAGGCCCGCGACCTCGTGCACGCGATCGCCGAGGGCCGCAGGCCCGACCCTTCCTTCGCCGACGGACTCCAGGTGCAGCGCGTCCTCGCGGCGGTGGAGGAGAGCGCCGAGAAGAACTCCGTCTACACCCCGATAACGATCTGA
- a CDS encoding sugar phosphate isomerase/epimerase family protein, which produces MPRTFTLFTGQWADLPLEEVCRLARDFGYDGLELACWGDHFEVDKALADPTYLASRHQLLDKYGLKCWAVSNHLVGQAVCDAIIDERHRAILPARIWGDGDAEGVRQRAAAEIADTARAAAAFGVDTVIGFTGSAIWHLVAMFPPAPESMIERGYEDFAERWNPILDVFDAEGVRFAHEVHPSEIAYDYWTTQRALEAVGHRPAFGLNFDPSHFVWQDLDPVGFLWDFRDRIYHVDCKEARKRLDGRNGRLGSHLPWGDPRRGWDFVSAGHGDVPWEDVFRMLRSIDYQGPISIEWEDAGMDRLQGAPEALTRLKAYDFEPPSASFDAAFGN; this is translated from the coding sequence ATGCCGCGCACCTTCACGCTCTTCACCGGCCAGTGGGCCGACCTCCCGTTGGAGGAGGTCTGCCGCCTCGCCCGTGACTTCGGCTACGACGGACTCGAACTCGCCTGCTGGGGCGACCACTTCGAGGTCGACAAGGCACTCGCCGATCCGACGTACCTCGCCTCCCGCCACCAGCTCCTCGACAAGTACGGCCTCAAGTGCTGGGCCGTCTCCAACCACCTGGTGGGCCAGGCGGTCTGCGACGCCATCATCGACGAGCGCCACCGGGCCATCCTGCCGGCCCGCATCTGGGGCGACGGCGACGCGGAGGGCGTACGGCAGCGGGCCGCCGCGGAAATAGCCGACACGGCACGCGCCGCGGCCGCGTTCGGCGTCGACACCGTCATCGGTTTCACCGGCTCCGCCATCTGGCACCTGGTCGCCATGTTCCCGCCCGCCCCCGAGTCGATGATCGAACGCGGCTACGAGGACTTCGCCGAGCGCTGGAACCCGATCCTCGACGTGTTCGACGCCGAGGGCGTGCGGTTCGCCCACGAGGTCCACCCCAGCGAGATCGCCTACGACTACTGGACGACTCAGCGTGCCCTGGAGGCCGTCGGCCACCGTCCCGCCTTCGGCCTGAACTTCGACCCCTCGCATTTCGTGTGGCAGGACCTCGACCCGGTCGGCTTCCTGTGGGACTTCCGCGACCGGATCTACCACGTCGACTGCAAGGAAGCCCGCAAGCGCCTCGACGGACGCAACGGCCGTCTCGGCTCCCACCTGCCCTGGGGTGATCCCCGCCGCGGCTGGGACTTCGTGTCCGCCGGGCACGGCGACGTCCCCTGGGAGGACGTCTTCCGCATGCTGCGTTCCATCGACTACCAGGGCCCCATCTCCATCGAGTGGGAGGACGCCGGCATGGACCGGCTCCAGGGCGCACCCGAGGCCCTGACCCGCCTCAAGGCGTACGACTTCGAGCCGCCGTCGGCCTCCTTCGACGCGGCGTTCGGCAACTGA
- a CDS encoding PQQ-dependent sugar dehydrogenase has translation MHGNHRTTSTGRIETRRRRPSFRKAVALIGSALLAGATLTLTAPQAGAAVADAGTTAAEDFQQVTLAKGEAEVGEPMSLAVLPDRSVLHTSRDGELRITDAAGNTRLAGKLDVYSHDEEGLQGIGVDPNFAANRFIYLYYAPPLNTPAGDAPFTGTAADFAPFDGVNRLSRFVLKTDGTLDTASETKILDVPASRGICCHVGGDIDFDAAGNLYLSTGDDTNPFQSDGFTPIDERADRNPAFDAQRSAGNTNDLRGKILRIKVNADGSYAIPDGNLFAPGTDRTRPEIYAMGFRNPFRFSVDKATGILYVGDYGPDAGAADPARGPAGQVEFARVTGPGNFGWPYCTGANDAYVDYDFTTKASGASFDCAAPKNTSPHNTGLTDLPPAQPAWIPYNGPSVPEFGDGSESPMGGPVYHYDASLDSPVKFPQAYDGNFFAGEFGRRWIKRIVSDGSGTVQSINNVPWTGTQVMDMAFGPDGALYVLDYGTAWFGGDEHSGLYRIENATDGHSPVAQAAANRTSGQAPLRVQFSSEGTTDQDGDTLTYSWDFGDGGTSTAANPTYKYKKNGTYTATLTAKDPSGRTGSASVQIVVGNTAPKVVLETPKDGQLFSFGDAIPFKVRVTDPEDGTNIDCSRVKVTFILGHDSHGHPVTSANGCTGTLQTSADGGHDQDANIFGVLDAEYTDGGGGGQAALTSHDQNVLQPRHRQAEHFGNGSGVTVTARASAHGGKTVGDIDNGDWISFTPYVLTDAKKITARIASAGAGGTLEIRAGSSTGTLLGKATVPATGGWENYQDVSAGLSRAPRGTTTLYLVFKGSASALYELDDFTFTTG, from the coding sequence GTGCACGGGAACCACCGCACCACCAGTACCGGCAGAATCGAGACCCGCAGACGACGCCCGTCGTTCCGTAAGGCGGTCGCCCTGATCGGCAGCGCACTGCTGGCGGGCGCCACCCTCACCCTGACCGCACCCCAGGCCGGCGCAGCCGTCGCCGACGCGGGGACCACGGCGGCCGAGGACTTCCAGCAGGTCACCCTGGCCAAGGGGGAGGCGGAGGTCGGCGAGCCCATGTCGCTCGCCGTCCTCCCGGACCGCTCGGTCCTGCACACCTCGCGCGACGGCGAACTCCGCATCACCGACGCGGCGGGCAACACACGGCTGGCCGGCAAGCTCGACGTCTACTCCCACGACGAGGAGGGTCTGCAGGGCATCGGCGTCGACCCGAACTTCGCAGCGAACCGTTTCATCTACCTCTACTACGCGCCCCCGCTGAACACGCCGGCCGGCGACGCCCCGTTCACCGGCACCGCGGCGGACTTCGCGCCCTTCGACGGCGTCAACCGCCTCTCCCGCTTCGTGCTCAAGACCGACGGCACGCTGGACACCGCCAGCGAGACGAAGATCCTCGACGTCCCCGCCTCCCGCGGCATCTGCTGCCACGTCGGCGGCGACATCGACTTCGACGCGGCGGGCAACCTGTACCTGTCGACGGGCGACGACACCAACCCCTTCCAGTCGGACGGCTTCACCCCCATCGACGAGCGAGCGGACCGCAACCCGGCCTTCGACGCCCAGCGCTCCGCCGGAAACACCAACGACCTGCGCGGCAAGATCCTGCGCATCAAGGTGAACGCCGACGGCTCGTACGCGATCCCCGACGGCAACCTCTTCGCGCCCGGCACCGACAGGACCCGGCCCGAGATCTACGCGATGGGCTTCCGCAACCCGTTCCGCTTCAGCGTCGACAAGGCCACCGGAATCCTCTACGTCGGCGACTACGGCCCCGATGCCGGCGCCGCGGACCCGGCCCGCGGACCGGCAGGGCAGGTCGAGTTCGCGCGGGTCACCGGTCCCGGCAACTTCGGCTGGCCGTACTGCACCGGCGCCAACGATGCCTACGTGGACTACGACTTCACGACCAAGGCCTCGGGTGCGAGCTTCGACTGCGCCGCCCCGAAGAACACCTCGCCCCACAACACCGGCCTGACCGACCTGCCTCCGGCCCAGCCCGCCTGGATCCCGTACAACGGCCCCTCCGTACCGGAGTTCGGCGACGGTTCCGAGTCCCCGATGGGCGGCCCGGTCTACCACTACGACGCCTCGCTCGACTCGCCGGTGAAGTTCCCACAGGCCTACGACGGCAACTTCTTCGCCGGTGAGTTCGGCCGCCGCTGGATCAAGCGGATCGTCAGCGACGGCAGCGGCACCGTGCAGTCCATCAACAACGTCCCCTGGACCGGCACCCAGGTGATGGACATGGCCTTCGGCCCCGACGGCGCGCTGTACGTCCTCGACTACGGCACCGCCTGGTTCGGCGGCGACGAGCACTCCGGCCTGTACCGGATCGAGAACGCGACCGACGGCCACTCGCCGGTGGCCCAGGCCGCGGCGAACCGCACCTCCGGGCAGGCCCCGCTGAGGGTCCAGTTCTCCTCCGAGGGCACCACCGACCAGGACGGCGACACCCTCACCTACAGCTGGGACTTCGGCGACGGCGGCACATCGACGGCGGCGAACCCGACGTACAAGTACAAGAAGAACGGCACCTACACGGCGACGCTGACCGCGAAGGACCCGAGCGGTCGCACGGGCAGCGCGAGCGTGCAGATCGTCGTCGGCAACACCGCGCCCAAGGTGGTGCTGGAGACACCCAAGGACGGGCAGCTGTTCAGCTTCGGTGACGCGATCCCGTTCAAGGTGCGGGTCACCGACCCCGAGGACGGCACGAACATCGACTGCTCCCGGGTCAAGGTCACATTCATCCTCGGCCACGACAGCCACGGCCACCCCGTGACCTCCGCGAACGGCTGCACCGGCACCCTCCAGACCAGCGCCGACGGCGGCCACGACCAGGACGCCAACATCTTCGGAGTCCTCGACGCCGAGTACACCGACGGAGGAGGCGGCGGCCAGGCCGCGCTCACCTCGCACGACCAGAACGTCCTCCAGCCGCGCCACCGCCAGGCCGAGCACTTCGGCAACGGCTCCGGCGTCACGGTCACGGCGCGCGCTTCGGCGCACGGCGGGAAGACCGTCGGCGACATCGACAACGGCGACTGGATCTCCTTCACGCCCTACGTCCTCACCGACGCCAAGAAGATCACCGCGCGCATCGCCTCCGCAGGCGCGGGCGGCACGCTCGAGATCCGGGCCGGCTCCTCGACGGGGACGCTGCTCGGCAAGGCGACCGTGCCGGCCACCGGCGGCTGGGAGAACTACCAGGACGTCAGCGCCGGCCTGTCCCGCGCGCCCAGGGGCACCACCACGCTCTACCTGGTCTTCAAGGGGAGCGCGAGCGCCCTGTACGAGCTCGACGACTTCACCTTCACCACTGGCTGA
- a CDS encoding ThuA domain-containing protein: MAEPALPHSLAGTKVLVFSKTAGFRHDSIPDGVAAVKQLGETGGFTVDATEDASAFTPSNLRRYDAVVFLSTTGDVLDTTQQRAFENYIRGGGGYVGIHAAADTEYDWAFYGGVVGAYFQSHPAIQPATVNVEDRAHPATSGLSRTWERTDEWYNYRSNPRERVHVLASLDESSYTGGTMNGDHPIAWCQNYQGGRAFYTGGGHTKESYADPAFRQHLLGGIRWATGDAQADCRPENGYRPLFDGTAGSLDGWKQAGPGSFTLSDDGTLTSAGGMGMLWYAASGFGSYSLKLDWKTAGASGDDNSGVFVGFPPSDDPWSAVNNGYEIQIDATDVPEKTTGSVYGFQSADLKKRDRALNPPGEWNTYEIRVEGERLRVWLNGVKINDFTNTDPARSLVDGHVGIQNHGADDQVSFRDIRIKELPEKGK, translated from the coding sequence ATGGCGGAACCGGCTCTCCCGCACTCCTTGGCCGGTACGAAGGTGCTGGTCTTCTCCAAGACGGCCGGCTTCCGCCACGACTCGATCCCGGACGGCGTAGCGGCGGTGAAACAGCTCGGTGAGACAGGCGGTTTCACGGTCGACGCGACCGAGGACGCGAGCGCGTTCACCCCGTCGAACCTCCGGCGCTACGACGCGGTCGTGTTCCTCTCGACGACGGGAGACGTGCTCGACACCACGCAGCAGCGCGCCTTCGAGAACTACATCCGCGGCGGTGGCGGGTACGTCGGCATCCACGCCGCCGCCGACACCGAGTACGACTGGGCGTTCTACGGCGGCGTCGTCGGCGCCTACTTCCAGTCGCACCCGGCGATCCAGCCCGCGACGGTGAACGTCGAGGACCGCGCCCACCCGGCGACCTCGGGACTGTCCCGCACCTGGGAACGCACCGACGAGTGGTACAACTACCGCTCCAACCCGCGGGAACGGGTCCATGTCCTCGCCTCGCTCGACGAGTCGTCGTACACCGGTGGCACCATGAACGGCGATCACCCGATCGCCTGGTGCCAGAACTACCAGGGCGGCCGCGCCTTCTACACGGGCGGCGGCCACACCAAGGAGTCCTACGCCGACCCCGCCTTCCGGCAGCACCTGCTGGGCGGGATCCGCTGGGCGACCGGCGACGCCCAGGCCGACTGCCGCCCGGAGAACGGCTACCGGCCGTTGTTCGACGGCACGGCCGGCTCGCTGGACGGCTGGAAGCAGGCGGGCCCGGGCTCCTTCACGCTGTCCGACGACGGCACACTCACGTCGGCCGGCGGTATGGGGATGCTCTGGTACGCCGCGTCGGGCTTCGGGTCGTACTCCCTGAAGCTCGACTGGAAGACGGCCGGTGCCTCCGGCGACGACAACTCCGGGGTGTTCGTGGGCTTCCCGCCCTCGGACGACCCGTGGTCGGCGGTGAACAACGGCTACGAGATCCAGATCGACGCCACGGACGTCCCGGAGAAGACCACCGGGTCCGTCTACGGCTTCCAGTCCGCCGACCTGAAGAAGCGTGACCGCGCGCTGAACCCGCCGGGGGAGTGGAACACGTACGAGATCCGCGTGGAGGGCGAACGCCTCCGCGTCTGGCTCAACGGCGTGAAGATCAACGATTTCACCAACACCGATCCGGCCCGGAGCCTCGTCGACGGACACGTCGGCATCCAGAACCACGGAGCCGACGACCAGGTGTCCTTCCGCGACATCCGGATCAAGGAACTGCCCGAGAAGGGCAAGTGA
- a CDS encoding inositol-3-phosphate synthase: MSASLSRARAGVWLIGARGSVATTVVAGCAAVTAGLHPPTGMVTETPTFADSGLPALSTLVFGGHDTVDCPLPKRAEALAAGGVLPPGLPAAVASELAAAEREIRPGGPAPGDGRDEEELIAAFAADIRDFVGRCDLTRAVVVNVASTEPPATGDTLAPSSLYAAAALRAGCPYVNFTPSTGLHHPALASAAAASGLPYAGRDGKTGQTLLRSALGPMFAQRALAVRAWSGTNLLGGGDGASLSDPAAAAAKNAGKERVLADTLGTAPEGEVHIDDVPALGEWKTAWDHVAFDGFLGARMVLQTIWQGCDSALAAPLVLDLARLVLRAHEAGLSGPLGELGFYFKDPVGDAPSALGEQYAELVGFAQRLRDVRTGEHTGEPR; this comes from the coding sequence ATGTCCGCGTCCCTTTCCCGAGCCCGCGCCGGGGTATGGCTGATCGGCGCCCGTGGCTCCGTCGCCACCACGGTCGTCGCCGGGTGCGCCGCCGTGACCGCGGGCCTGCACCCGCCCACCGGCATGGTCACCGAGACACCCACGTTCGCCGACAGCGGTCTGCCGGCGCTGTCGACGCTCGTCTTCGGCGGCCACGACACGGTGGACTGCCCCCTGCCCAAGCGCGCGGAGGCCCTGGCGGCGGGCGGAGTGCTGCCGCCCGGCCTCCCGGCCGCGGTCGCGTCCGAACTCGCTGCCGCCGAGCGGGAGATCCGCCCCGGCGGACCGGCCCCAGGGGACGGCCGGGACGAGGAGGAACTGATCGCCGCCTTCGCCGCGGACATCCGGGACTTCGTAGGACGGTGCGATCTGACGCGGGCGGTGGTGGTGAATGTGGCGTCCACCGAGCCCCCGGCCACAGGAGACACGCTCGCGCCGAGTTCCCTGTACGCGGCGGCCGCGCTGCGGGCGGGCTGCCCCTACGTGAACTTCACCCCGTCGACGGGCCTGCACCATCCGGCACTGGCTTCGGCGGCGGCAGCGAGCGGGCTGCCGTACGCGGGCCGCGACGGCAAGACCGGCCAGACGCTGCTCCGCTCGGCGCTGGGACCGATGTTCGCCCAGCGTGCGCTCGCGGTGCGGGCCTGGTCCGGAACCAACCTGCTGGGTGGCGGGGACGGTGCCTCCCTGTCCGACCCGGCCGCGGCGGCGGCCAAGAACGCGGGCAAGGAGAGGGTTCTCGCCGACACCCTCGGCACGGCGCCCGAGGGCGAGGTGCACATCGACGACGTCCCCGCCCTCGGCGAGTGGAAGACCGCCTGGGACCACGTCGCCTTCGACGGCTTCCTCGGGGCGCGCATGGTGTTGCAGACCATCTGGCAGGGGTGCGACTCGGCGCTGGCCGCGCCGCTGGTGCTGGATCTGGCCCGGCTGGTGCTGCGCGCGCACGAGGCCGGCCTGTCCGGCCCGCTCGGTGAGCTGGGCTTCTACTTCAAGGACCCGGTGGGGGACGCACCCTCGGCACTGGGAGAGCAGTACGCGGAGCTGGTGGGATTCGCGCAGCGGCTGCGGGACGTGCGGACCGGGGAGCATACGGGGGAGCCGCGATGA